The Chroicocephalus ridibundus chromosome 8, bChrRid1.1, whole genome shotgun sequence genome includes the window GCACAGGTGGTCCAGAGGGAAAGCTACAATGCTCTGCAGGGATGCCTCCATCCCGAAATCAGAACCCCCCTGTCCAAGACCTACCACCCCAGGCATCTGCACCGTGGCTTTTGCCGGACAGCCTCAGCTTGGCAAGGGGAATGCGGAGAGGGAGGGTTCTCCCAGCGCAGGGTGTCACCCTGCCAACCCTCTGCGAAGCGGCATTTTCTGCTTTGGAGGGCTTTGCTGCACGAACGCCAGCGCAGCTGGGGCCGCAGGAGCTGCCGCAGCACCAGCAATGCCCGGGCGATGCTTTCCCACCCAGCATGGGAACCGGGAGCTCGGGGAAGGGGACATTCCCCGCAGGGGACACAGCAAAGCCCTCCATGGGAGGAGGAACATCCCCCCCAGACTTCCCAGAGCAACTCACAGTCTTGCCCCCAGATATTCAGATGGGCACCGAAATCCCTGGAGAACCAGGAACGTGCCTCCCGCCTCGACTGAATTTTTATGGGTTCATGTTCTTAAGAGTTTCTTTTAGTGCTGCTTTTCCCCAGAGCCCGATTTATGCCGGAGCCAAGGTCTTCGCTGTGACCCCATAAAACAGCACTGGGAAGGGCCGGCTGGCTCGGCTTCCACAGcaacctctggaaaaaaaagacccttTTGATCAAAAAACTTTTAAATCAAGAAGTGGAAATAAATCTCAGGCTCACACAGGAAGAGTCTGGGGACCCGACAAGCAGCAGtggtgtttggggtggggggcgagGGGTCTTCCCACACCCCGAAGTGGGCTTCGTAGCGGGTCCCTTCTCCTCCACTCCCATCTCAATGCCAATCCAAggattattttcctccttttttccttctaaccCCCTTTTAACACAGATTTTCCTTCCGTTAAAGATGGCACAAACCCCCTCATCCTTACAGACAGCGCTGCAGACCTGTGTCATCAGGGCAGGTTCCAACCACTGGAGGTCTGGATggtcccccccgtccccaaaTCCAGACCTTCTGCCAGAAAACCAATGTGGTCTTCTGCTCAGTGGCTCTGCTAAGGAGATGTCTGCCTCGGCCGGTGATGGCCCCGCAGGGCAAGGAGAACCGGCTGCTGCCGAGCCAGCTGCGGGAGCAGTCGgcgtgggcagggagggggcctgcaggaagggcAGGTTGGGGGGGGCTTGGGTGAAGGTTGACACTAATGAGCAAGAGCATCTGCtcggggagcaggaggagggcgcAGCACGGGGGCTGAGCAGCGGCCAGCAGCGTTACTGCTCATCTGAGCTCgccagagagcaaggctgagAGCAGGCGCGGGTAGATGGCCGTGCCGGGACGGTCAAACCCATCCTCGACTTCTTCCCATGAGGACGTGGCACCCACCTGCAGTTCCACTTCTCCAGAGGCTCCGCGGTGAAGTACTGCAGGTCCCTGGGGAAATGGTACTGGTAGCGGCGGGAGACCACCCTGGCATTGGCTTTCACCGACCAGAGGAGgccgaagaggaggaggatgccgcCGATGCCGCAGCAGAAGAAGCTGACGGAGCGGAGCAGGGCgctggaggaggagctgggaacaGCCTCGGCTTCCCGGGGAGGCAGGAGGCGAGCACCGCTGCTGGCCGGGGAGCCCACCTCCCCGTCGCTCCACCAGGCGAAGCACAGCGTCCCCgtcaccagcagcacagccccagtgaTGGTCATGCCATAACGGAAAGAGGCAGCTGCCATCCTTTGGAAGGAGGTTTTAGGAGGGGAGAAGAGCGAGACAAGGCATGAGAGGGCCCACGTCCTGCAAGACAAGAAAGAGACCGAGTTCGAGCGGGACAAGGTCATGGAAGACCTGCCAGAGGAGAAAACTACTGAGCTAGGACCTCTCTGTGGGGGTTGCACACTCTTCATCTACTTATTGTTGACCATCAGAAGGGGCATTTCCACCACCTCGGATGGGAAGCCCTTGGGCAGAGCGAAGTCAGCCGCCAGTTTGGACCcataaatttcccaacagcctcgTAAAAACATCCTCGTTTTCAAGAACCAGGGTGGCGCTCCCATGGAGGCAGGATGGAAAGCCCAGCCAGGGGAGCTACGGAGGCGGCTCCGGGGACTTGCATAGCTCTTGCCTTTGGGTTTTATTCCAGACTTCCTCCCCAGCTCGGAGGAACGCCAGCTGGGTTTCTGATCAAAGCATGGCTTATGGAAGAGGTTAGGGAGAGGGACATAAATTTAAGATGTCATCGCTTCCGAATTATCAGTGCACGTGTTTTCCTCTTTGAATCTGGACGTAAATCAGCCTGCGGTGACAGTAGGTGTCTGGCATCGCTGCTCGAAAGCCCGCAGCCCAGGGGATTCAGGGCTGCGCTGCCTCTTGCTTTCTCAGGGAAAAGAGCCAAGTACCATCTCCGAAAGTCACAGAGCTGctatttcagggggaaaaaaacaacccagatgCTGGCAACACAGGGGACCTCACCTAGGGGTGGCTCCTGAGGCGCCGAGCGAGCGGGGACCACAGTGAGCTCTCCCATCACTGATGGAGCCCTCAATAGCCACACTCCCCACCGCAACCAAGCTCAGGACAAGGACAGGAGAAGGAATCCATCCGTATTAAGTCAGGAATGTGCTGGATGCAAGCTAAACCCTTGGAGGGGGTATGAGCTACCGCTGAAGTAAGTATTTCTGCTGTGTCGGGGGCCTAAGGCAACAGGCTGCCGAGATCTATGAGGCTCTTATTGATCCGGCTCTGATGTCCCATTTCAAGACACTCCAGAAGTAGAGAGGGGCTTCAGTTGATTCTGGAGGTGGTGTAAATACCCTGACGCTGGAAGAGTCTGCTCAATCTTCAGCCAAATGAGCTTTTGCACCTCAAACCTTGCTCCCCCGGGTCAGCTCCAGCACACACCTTCTCAGCTCCCCAGCATGATCAATCCCACAGGTGTTATCACCTTCACTGTCCCTGTCAGGATGGGGTTGGATTGACAACCAAAGAGATGAGGCAGCACCACACTTTCCTGCTGGGTGGCACTTCTCAGCTCAATGTCACACACCAAGAGCAACTGTCCTTCCCCAAAGCAGGAAAATTTGGGAAGGGGGAGCTGGTTTCTGACCTCCATGGGGCTCTCGTTCCACCTTGTTTTCTCCAGCAAACAACAAGCATCTGCTGCCTGGGCCTGGGGATCCCCAGCCCTCAACGAACCAAACAGCAATGAGGGAGGCAGAGAGGTCCCACCACTACCCCCCTGGCCTTGCTCAATGCCCAGCAAGAAGATGCAGGCTCAGCTCCCGCTTCTTGATGGCCAAAAAGATTTTGACCATGTGGGAATTAAGCACCAGCACCCTTTTACAGATTCAGTCCCGGGTGACTCTTCTGTGAGGGCTTCTCGTGGTGGCAGTGCCAATGGAGAACCTGCACACCAGGAGACAACCAGGGTGGAAATGGGATTCAAGCGCAGaggtggatggaaagctggatGATCCGCTCTCAGCCCCTACCTCTGCCTTCATCGCTTTGCCTGTATgtcagtaaaatgaagaaaatctggtGGCTTTGGTCTCCATTCCTCCAGGCAGGGCTCACCTCCTACAGGGGGGACTTAAGTTGTACCCTGAGATCTGGAAGCTCCGAGACGGAGCTAAGGAGAAAGCCAAAGTCCAGCACAGACTCAGTGCAATCAAGGGCGGATGGAATTACATTATTTCAAGCCGTTATTTATCAGATGGGCCGACTAAATGGAAAGCCAAATTACTTTGTAGTGAAAGAAACACCATCTGATCTAATCTACGTTTAATGAAGGAATCCGACGAGAAGTGGGATTTAGGAAACCTGCAGGAAGGCGGCAGGACTGGGAGCCCCGACAACAGGCGGCAGGACTGGGAGCCCCGACAACAGGCTCCGGCTCTCGTCCCGCCGTCACGAGCCCCAGAttgccacctgggctggtggtggCCAGTGGTCCCCCACACCAGAAGCCACAGCCACCCGCCAGGAAGGAGGTGGTGCTCCTGGGCTGAGAGGAGGCAGAGCTTCTCCCCATAGTGAGGGGACTTGTTTAGGTGCTCCCTCCTGAATGGCAGGGGCTTGGCTGAGCTGGGTCGGAGAAGGGACCGCTAGAGATTCGTTAGAGATGCTATTAGATGCTCTTAGGGATCAGCGTCCTCCAACTCCCCACCGAACGCGAGCAGGACACAGCAGACCAGCTGGGCTCAGGCTGCCTTGCAGTCATAGATGCTCAGAAGAGCACAAGAACCCTACTGACCCGTGAATCCAGCTCCATTTGAGAGCATcgcattttcctggaaaattTTCAGCCAATATTGTTTGGTAAAAAAGAccccacaacacaaaaaaccctacGGCAAAGCTCTCCGTCCAACTATGCGGAAACAACAGGTCGCTCCAAACTGAAAGCCTGGATTGAAACAACACCAAGAACTGAAATGTTCAGCTCCTGCAGTCAACGCTCTCCTCATTTTGGGGTCAGCTTGGTGAGGTTTGGGAGATGCTGTGGTTCCCTTGGTGAGGTTTGGGAGATGCTGCAATTCCCCAGCACAGGGAATTTTGCAGCCCCCGGCACTGCGCACATCTGGGAGCCGTGGCAGCGAGGGGGAGGCAGACGTGGAGGGAAGGCGGAGAGCCTCTGGGAGGTGACGGATTGACAGCTCGAGAGAATAAACTCTTCTCTCTTGACAGAACCGGCGCAGCGCGGGGAGCAATGCTCGGAGCTCCTCCAGCCTACCCGGCACGTGCTCCCGCAGCGCCTGTGCGGGGGCGGCTCCTTCGCGCTGGGTGACATTGCCACCGCACCGTCCCCTTGCCAAGCCCTCCCTCGGGCTGGCGCGGCCCTCCTGAGACCCGTGATGTTTTTCTCAGTGCACCAACcgctgggagaagaggccgaagGAGGAGGAACGGGAGGGGAGGTGGGAAACTGGAGACGGCTCCGCTCCTGGGGCGCTCGGCATCCCACCCATCGGGTCTCCCAGTGAGCATTTCCAGCACAGGTTTCCATGGAGGGGCTGCCCCTCCAAAGACGGCAATTGACGGCTCCCAGACACCCATCTCCACCCTGACATTTTGTTCTGCCCCATTTCCTCCTTTGACCTGCTCTGAAATAGTCTTTCCAGGGAAACTGATTTGCATGTTGCGCGGACAAACAGATACGAATGTTAATAGTTTACATAGTTTCAGTAAGATGCTGAGAATAGCATCCCCCATATAAAGTTATGCAGATGGTGATTCATAGGGTCTACTAAGCATTACTCAGAAAAACACTCTTTTCCAGCGACACAAGAAACGAAAAGAGTTTTGAATCTCTCCCACCGCCATCAAGCAGAAATCCACCTCCATACCCCATCCCTCCACGGCACTTACAGCCCGTCCTTCCACTCCGCGCGGGCTGGAGACCTTTAACCGCGGGCAGACGTGCCAAGAGGAACGCCGGGGGAGCGACACGCCGAAGTGCGAGCGTGTCATTAGGGAGATTCCTTCCTGCCTTTATCTGAATTTGCTATTATTACGATGATTATTATTAGTTAGGCGGTTGGTACCCATCCAACCCATTGTAATAACGATGCTTTTTGAAAGAGCATCCGAGAAGCTCTGGTGCCGTCATCCTCCCGAGCGCAGGCTGAGATGGAGGGGAGCCCTGGCG containing:
- the TMEM61 gene encoding transmembrane protein 61, translated to MAAASFRYGMTITGAVLLVTGTLCFAWWSDGEVGSPASSGARLLPPREAEAVPSSSSSALLRSVSFFCCGIGGILLLFGLLWSVKANARVVSRRYQYHFPRDLQYFTAEPLEKWNCSTWDASTIPTYEEALTCRPAHATPAYVQPLGRKEELTPPLYRYLEEEESWQGSRRRSSSDSALFRPSPSWLETQHPGETQATPPPSYENISVRGV